Below is a genomic region from Cerasicoccus sp. TK19100.
AATGCGGGCAAGTGGTGGACGGGTCGTTTCGCGTAATTTTGGAGCGCGACTATCATCTGTCTTACCCCAATGTCTTTGCCCATGAGGGTGAGTGGTGGCTCGTGCCGGAGTCGCGCGCCAACCGCACGGTCGATCTTTACCGCTGCTTGCAGTGGCCGTATCGCTGGGAGCATGAGAGGTCCCTGATGCGCGACACCGAAGTGGTCGACGCGACTTTCTGGCAGCGGGATGGCCGCTGGTGGCTCTTTGGTGGGACGCCTACGGAGGCCGGTGGCAATGCCTCGGGGCAGCTCTGCCTATGGAGCGCGGACTCGCCCTTGAGCGACGACTGGACACCGCACCCGGCCAACCCGATTGTGGCCGACCGCTTCTGCGCGCGCCCGGCGGGGCGGCTCTTCGAGCACGAGGGGAAATTAATCCGCCCGGCGCAGGATTGCTCCGTGCGCTATGGCTACGGCGTGATGTTAATGGAGATCACGGAATGGACGGATACGGCCTACCGTGAGCGCGAACTGAAAGCTTACACGCCGACTCCGGGTAATATCGCCACGCATACCTTTAATCGTGCGGGCGACTGGCTACTCGGCGATGCCGCGTCAAGGATTTGGCCAGGGTGAAGATGTGAAAGGTGGCGGCCGGTGTCCCCACCGGCCACAATGTAGGCTTTTGCAAATGATTTTCTGACTCGCGTGTTTCGCTGATATGGCGCAAGCGCGAACCTATTCAATCTATCCCTTTTCGCCTCTGGCCGGTGGGGACACCGGCCGCCACCTTTAAGTAATAACCGCAGCTAAGCCGTGGCCACGTATGCGGCTGGCCTCAGCCAACCGCGTACGCGAAAGCGATTACTGCCCGACGTTTACTACTCTTCGAACAGCACGATTTGGAAGAAGATGCCGTCGCCGTCAACTAAGCCCGGGTTGGGGATGAGTGCGGTGCGCAGAGTGTGGTCGCCCATGTCGACTTCTTCGTAGGATTCCACATTTGCGGTGAACCAATGGGTCAAGTTGCTCGACCAGAACAGCTCTCCATCGAAGCCCTGATAGGTCTTGCTGATGGGGAAGGTCAGGCGCAAGTAGTCGGGGGTGACTTCGAGCTCCGGGTAGCGGTTATCGCGGTCAACCAGCGGGTCCGTGCCGAAGAAATACTCCAGCAGGTTCGGGTGCATGTCGCCGTCATCATTGGCGGTGTAGGCGGTGTTCATGCCTGGGTACTGTGCGGCCCAGAGCCCGTAGGACTTCAGCGGCGGCGTGACGACGTCCGTGGTCTGCTTGATGAGCTCGGGCACGAGATTGAGCGTCATGACCAGGCCCGTGGTGCTGTAGGGGCTGGTGCTGCCGCCCGCGTAAGCGATGGTAAGTGATTGCTCGGAGCCGATCATCTCGTTGACCGGAGCCAGGAACTCGCTCTCAGTGCCGTCGGTGTAAATATACTGCGCCTCCAGCACGTTTTGGAAAACGGTCTCTTCGACTTTGGAGCCGTCGGGCTGCTCGACATCGGCAGTGACGACGAACGCGTATTGGTTGGTGACGGCCGGGTCCGCGCCAGCCGCATTGAAGTAGGCGCTCACGGCCTTCAGCGGCGGATTTTCGTTATCCAGCGGATATTCGACGCCGTTGAGGTAAAACTTCAACGTGGAGGTATCGACGCGGGGCGGGATCAGGCGGTCGGTCCATTTCACGTTCATCTGCACGTCCGTGCCGCCGGAAATGGGGACCAAGTCGCCCGCGGTGGTGAGCACCATGTATTGGATCGGGCTTTCCAGGCTGCCTTTGGTGGCGGCCACGCCGAGCGTGATGGGCGTGCCCGTGGGCAGTGTTATGCCGTCGCCGTCGCCGAGGGTGTGGCTCACGCTGGAGCCGCCGCTCACGGAATAGGAGCCAATGCCGCTCGGGTGCTTTACGTCGATTTTGTAGCCGGTGGCACCATCGATCTTATCCCAGGTCAAGTCGACGACTGCATCGCCGCTCTTGAGTGTGCTGGTGGCCGATTGGATGGTGGGCGAGTCAAGACGGTCGTCGGGCAGGATCGTGATGCGCAGGATTTGCCCGGCTTGCAGGACCATGAGCGGGGAAGGGCCGCCGCCGCGGTCGGAAAAGGCGAAGGAGTAGGCGTCACTGTGGTTAAAGATTGTCGCCGCCCACGGGTTGTAGTGGCCGTCGTTGGTCTTGCGGGCGAGGCCGAAGGGCGCGGCGGTCGGAGCGGTGCCATACCAGTTGGGGCCCTCCTCGCCGTAGATGCCATTGACGTAGCCGAAGTTGAGCGCCGCCAGCACATCACGCGTCATCGCGCCATAAACAGAATTCGTGCTGAGGTTTTCCATTTGCGCGGAATCGAGGTCGCCAACCGAGTAAATCGTCTGGTTGAGCGGGGCACCGTAGATGTTGAAATTGTAGCTCGACTGCGGGGCGTTGTTGGCGGTGTAAGCGGTGACGAACGCGCTCTGGTTGAAGTCGCCAAAGCCCGAGCCCTGGGTGTCGTTGGTGCCGGTGAAGTCCACGCTGTGCACCTTGCCGTCTTTCATGCGGACGGTGGCTTGAGCCGGGGTATAGGTGGGAGCCGGGTCGGTACCAATGGCCGGCAGGGATGAGCCGTTGATGATCAGCACGGCGTCCTCGTAGTAGCCGTAGCCGCCGTCGGTGATCTTTACCTTAGATACCTTGGACTCGTTTAAGTAAGCCTTGACGGAGAATGGCTGGTCGCCGCCGGGAACTGTTACCGTGGGAGGTGAAGTGTAGCCCGAACCGGCATCAACGACATTGAATAGCGAGCCGTTGGGGTAGGCTAGCAGGAAGCCTGAAGCATTCGTTTGGGCTTGGACGACGGCTGTCGTGCCCCCGGCTGTCTGTGGCGCGGTGACGGTGCAATTGATTGTTTCACTCTCGGGGTAGCCGCCGCTGTTGGTGCTGCCCTGAATGAGCGCATAAATGCCGACTGGCTCCAGTTCTACCTCAAACTGTGCCTGCTGCGGGATGGGCAGATTGACGGTCATGTCCGCGTTGGCCGGGTAGTCGGGATTGTTGGTGGGGATGTTTGTCGTCGTTCCGGTGAGGCTGACTTGGTAGCCCAGCAACTCTTGTGTGGTTGAGTCCGTGACTTTCTCGAATGTGCCGGTGTAGTCGTAGGTGCTGGATGAAGACTCGCCGCTGATCTCCTCAGCCGCGCCACTCAGGTTGACGGTGACGCCGGCGGCGATGATTGCCTCCAGGTAGGTTTTGAAATCCGGATACGGCGCGGGGCTGAGGCCGGGAGGTGCGGAGAGCTGCGTGGGCCCAAGCGCACGGAGAAACTTTGACATGGTCGGGTCACCGGCAGTCGTCCATCCGCCCTTGGTCGTGGGCGAGGAGCCGCTGTTGTCGACTTCCAGCATGGCATCGCTGCCCTTGACGCCGTGCATCGACTCGATCTCCTGGAGCAGGGAGAAGGTGGACTTGTAGTAATACTTCGAGTCCAGCAACTTGCCCGAAGTGTCAAAGAGCTCCATCTGGATCTGGATACCGAGCTGGTCAATGGACGTGATGTCCGAGCCGCTGTCGGCGTCCTGCAAAAAGGTAACTTCGCACAGGTCGAAGCGATAAGGCGCGGTCACGAACGACGGCGAGGTGGTGTTGGCAGTGTAGGTGAAGTCCGGCGGCGCGTCAGCCGTGCCCTGCAGAAAGAGGAACTTGCCGGAATTCAGGTCTTCGGCCTCAAAGGTGTAGATCGTGGGCGTGTTGCCGGTGTAGGGCGAGGTCACGGTGGCACCGGTCGTCGGCAAGTCGGAGATTTTCATCGGCACGGCACCATACTCGCCGGGCCAGCCCATGGCGGGCATTGAGCCGGTGGCTCCTGGAGTTGAGGCTAGTGTGATGGCTTCTTTGCCCGAGCTCAGGAGAAAATACAGGTTGTCGATGCCGGAGTCATCAACGATTTGGATGGTCAGGTTGTCCGCCGTGGCGGCCTGGGCTGACGGTATTAGTGCCGCGAGCATGGTGGCTGCGGTTAAGACTCTTGGGGACATATCTAGGATGGTTATGGCAGTTTAGTAGGACGTGGATGTTCGCGCTGGTTTTCAGGCTAGCAGGCGTAAAGTTTTTTACAATTCTTATGAGTCGCAGTTGAGTCAATTATTCCTTGGACCTACCAAGTATCTGGAAAACTGGGTGGTATCGGCTAGTTATCTCTTGTTAAATGCTGTATGTGCGGTTCTGCCGGCTCGTTTACTTCGTGGGGACCGTTGATGCCGCCAATTGTTAAAAAAGATTAAAAGCTGTAAAAAAATCGTTAATAAATCCATGGAAATGACTGAATGTCATCGTTTTATGATCGCCATTTGGTAATAGCTTGCCATGTTACAGCCATTAGGGTCTTCTCCCGAACTTTACTTTTAGTCATGAAAATCCGCTTCTGGGGAACACAGGGTTCGCTGCCCGCGCCGATGACCGCGCCCATGGTGCGCGAGAAAGTTTTTCGGGCGCTACAGGCGGCGCAGGGCCAGGATCTTTCCAGCGATGAAAAGATCAATGCCTTCATGGACGCCAAGCTTCCCTTTGCGGTTCGCTCGACCTACGGCACAAATACCTCGTGCATCCAGTTCGACAATCCCGGTGGCGCTTACATGATCTGTGACGCAGGCTCCGGCATCCGCGATCTCGGCCACAAACTCATGACCACGGGTGAGGCCAAAGAGCCGCACACCTACCACATTTTCATGACGCACTTGCACTGGGATCACATCCAGGGCTTTCCGTTTTTTGTCCCGGCCTACATCCCGGGCAACAAGATCATTTTCCACACCTACCACGAGCAGTGCGAGGAGGCGATTCGCAGGCAAATGAGCGGTCCGGAGTTTCCCGTGCCCTTTGAGGCGCTGGGCGCGCATATCGAGTTCGACGTGCAGCCGCCGCTTACGCCCTACAACATTGAGGGCTTTGCAATCGACTCCATTGAGCAAAGCCACCCGGGCAAGTCCTACGGATACCGCTTCCAGAAGGACGGCAAGACCGCCGTGTTCTCCACCGACTCCGAGCACACGCACGACGCCTATGAGGATGATTACCCGTTTGTGGAATTTTTCCGCGACGCGGACCTCGTAATCTTCGATGCGCAATACACCATGGCCGACGCGACCTTTACCAAGGCAAACTGGGGGCACTCCAGCAATGTCATGGGCGTCGAGCTCACCGCGCGCGCCAGCGCCAAGCGCCTCGCTATCTTCCATCACGAGCCCATCAATACGGACTGGCAGCTCGATGATTTTCTTCGCAATACGATCATGTACCGCAGCATCTACCACCAGGAATCCGCTGACCAGCTTGGACACGCACAGTATCCAGAAGAAATACTGCTCTGCTACGACGGCCTCGAAATCCAACTCTAACCCACCACCTTGGCCGGCCATCTGACCTTTGAGATTACCTGTTTTGTCAACGAAATCACCACACAAAGAACTCACGGCAGCAACCTCCGAACTGGAGCCGTTGCCCATCGCGCTCAATATCACCAAGGAGGAGATTAACCGCCTCCCGCTGGGACGTTTTGAGGGTGCGATCCACTTGATTACCACCCCCGCAGCCGCCCGCCTCGCCGTGGAAAAGCTGCGCCAGGTCGAAGTGCTTGGGTTCGATACCGAGTCCCGTCCCGCCTTCAAAAAAGGGGAAAACTACGACCCGTCGATCGTCCAATTTGCGACCAATTACGAGGCCTACCTCTTTCAGGTGAAGCGCATTGGCGGCCTCAAGCCGCTCTTCCCGCTGTTGGAAAACCCCAAGGTGCACAAAGTCGGCGTTGCCCTGCGCGACGACATTAAGCGCCTCCAGGCCATCGACCGCTACAAGCCCGCCGGCTTTGTGGAAATCAGCGAAATCAGCCGCCGCCTGGGCATTGAAAAAACCGGCCTGCGCAGCCTGATTGGCATGTTCCTGGGCCTACGCATTTCCAAAAGCGCACAAGTGTCCAACTGGGCCCGCCGCAGCCTCAACCACAAGCAAATCGTCTACGCCGCCACCGACGCCTGGATGAGCCGCCGCCTCTACATGCTCGTCCGCAAAGCCGAGCAGGAGCATGACGGGTAGTGCCTTTTCTCATTCGTTGATCGGCAATGTCTGATGCCATAATTTTCGGGTAATTTGCCTGGATTGCCTAGACTGGTTATCTACTATATTTTTGCCTGAGGCACTGCGCACACTGAGTCGGTTATCAAACTCGCTATTTGGTAGAGAAACTGAGTTGGGCAAGTTTCTACTGCTTCGGTCAAAATCGGCTGTAGGTCACCTTTCAGTAGATTTTGAGTCATTGATGGTCTGTAGCGGGCTGCGCTTCCTGCGAAAAAGAGTAGAGCAAGCGTTGAAGCTAATTGATGGAATGGTCCGGCATCAAGGTTCGCGTAGTAGCGGTAGCCACCTCTTGTTAATATCGAAGCAAAGCCCAGGTCTGAATATTCCTTGCAGATATTCCTGTAGATTCGGTTGAAGTTGTTATTAGTGACCTTTTTTCGTTTGATGCTACGATAAATGGTCCAACCGTTCACGTTATCACTCGCCTTTACAAAATAACTTTTCCTTTTGCCCTTATAGAATTTTTCAACTGGCACTCTGGATTCGTTCTTTTTCTCGAATTTCAGAACTGTGAATAGGTAATCTCGTCGATCATTGACATGAAAGCGTATGTCGACCGGTAAATACTTTCTTCTGTTAAGCGGCAGGTGTCCTAGGGTAAAAGCTAATTCGTGAACCTCTGGAATTTCTGAAAAAAGTTGGTTGATAGGTACACTGCATTTTCCAGATTTCGGTATACCTAGCACCTTATTGAATTCTTGAAAGATATTCAGGCAATTCTTTATGTTTCCTGAAAAAGACAATTCTTGAGTATTCCCTATGGGCAGTGAGATTCCATGGTGCTCGTTATGCTGTTCTAGTTCAACCCCTTTTACGCTCAAAAAGCCTTTCACTAGATTTAGGCATGAGTAGTAAACCAATGTAGCTTTTGTGGGCAGTCTGGTAGACTCGGCAGCTAGATGGAAAGACTCTGCTTGCTCAACAAAATACTTGGCTTTAGAGAACTTCTCTTTTGTTTTTCCTCTCGATTTAGATTCCTTTTGCGAAAGCCATGCACTGAGGTAAGACCAAGGATTTGATGTGAGCACAAGGGACGCGCCTGCTTCCACATCAAAGTGGAAGTATTTAACTGCTTGGTATTTATACAGTGCAGGTTCCCCAATTTCAATAGGTTTCGACATCTTATGTGGCAGAACTAGCCAATCTTTACTCAGATTTTGATTGTTGCTTTTCCGAGTAGATGGTTAACGAGCATGGTTACTCGCTAACATGCAAGTAGGTGTCTTAGCAATTTGTTTTTTATGAAGTAATGTTATATTTTACAGATCCGATGGTATGGATAGCCTGTTGCACAGGCGATCTGATAAAACG
It encodes:
- a CDS encoding glucosamine inositolphosphorylceramide transferase family protein, giving the protein MPPIWKRLLPGKQWHLLAGRADVLPDDFAALQPLLPPRDRSWADPFPVLRDGRCWVFVEEVVHHPKKGRLAVFELDECGQVVDGSFRVILERDYHLSYPNVFAHEGEWWLVPESRANRTVDLYRCLQWPYRWEHERSLMRDTEVVDATFWQRDGRWWLFGGTPTEAGGNASGQLCLWSADSPLSDDWTPHPANPIVADRFCARPAGRLFEHEGKLIRPAQDCSVRYGYGVMLMEITEWTDTAYRERELKAYTPTPGNIATHTFNRAGDWLLGDAASRIWPG
- a CDS encoding MBL fold metallo-hydrolase, with protein sequence MKIRFWGTQGSLPAPMTAPMVREKVFRALQAAQGQDLSSDEKINAFMDAKLPFAVRSTYGTNTSCIQFDNPGGAYMICDAGSGIRDLGHKLMTTGEAKEPHTYHIFMTHLHWDHIQGFPFFVPAYIPGNKIIFHTYHEQCEEAIRRQMSGPEFPVPFEALGAHIEFDVQPPLTPYNIEGFAIDSIEQSHPGKSYGYRFQKDGKTAVFSTDSEHTHDAYEDDYPFVEFFRDADLVIFDAQYTMADATFTKANWGHSSNVMGVELTARASAKRLAIFHHEPINTDWQLDDFLRNTIMYRSIYHQESADQLGHAQYPEEILLCYDGLEIQL
- a CDS encoding 3'-5' exonuclease, whose translation is MSTKSPHKELTAATSELEPLPIALNITKEEINRLPLGRFEGAIHLITTPAAARLAVEKLRQVEVLGFDTESRPAFKKGENYDPSIVQFATNYEAYLFQVKRIGGLKPLFPLLENPKVHKVGVALRDDIKRLQAIDRYKPAGFVEISEISRRLGIEKTGLRSLIGMFLGLRISKSAQVSNWARRSLNHKQIVYAATDAWMSRRLYMLVRKAEQEHDG
- a CDS encoding YaaC family protein codes for the protein MSKPIEIGEPALYKYQAVKYFHFDVEAGASLVLTSNPWSYLSAWLSQKESKSRGKTKEKFSKAKYFVEQAESFHLAAESTRLPTKATLVYYSCLNLVKGFLSVKGVELEQHNEHHGISLPIGNTQELSFSGNIKNCLNIFQEFNKVLGIPKSGKCSVPINQLFSEIPEVHELAFTLGHLPLNRRKYLPVDIRFHVNDRRDYLFTVLKFEKKNESRVPVEKFYKGKRKSYFVKASDNVNGWTIYRSIKRKKVTNNNFNRIYRNICKEYSDLGFASILTRGGYRYYANLDAGPFHQLASTLALLFFAGSAARYRPSMTQNLLKGDLQPILTEAVETCPTQFLYQIASLITDSVCAVPQAKI